DNA from Rhodobacteraceae bacterium M382:
ATGGGTCAGACCGCCTACAATTCCGTCGGGCCAGATGGGCGCACGATCAGATCCGACACGCACCGGGGCGGCAGGCACGCCGATCTGGGCCATGGCAATGCGCACTGCATGGCGCCCGGCGGCAAATTCACGGCGGCGTTTGTCGACGGCGCGCGGTGACAGACCCGCGATCTCCTCGGCCATTGGCGCGGGGGCCTGGGCCTGGGGGTCGGTCACCGCCACGCCAAGCGAGGCAGAGAAAAGCGGCCGGACAAGGTCCAGCCGCGCTTTGGTTCTGTCTGTCACGTCTGTGATCATCCGGTCTTGGTCCGCCGTCCTGCCCGCATCGCGCGGCGCTTCGACATGGTCTGGGACTTGTCGATCGTGTTTTGCGGATCTGCTGTTTCCGGTTCTACCGGGCCTCCGGTCAGCTTGTCCACATGTGCTGACAGGGCACCCAGCACCGGAAAGCGGAAAATGTCCGTGATCGACAGTTTCACCGCGCCCAGATCATCGCGAATTTCCCGATGTGCCTGTACGGCGAGCAGCGAATGCCCCCCCAGATCAAAGAAATTGTCGTCGTCGCGAATATCCGTCAGGCCCAGGATCTTGGCCCATATACCACCAATTCTTGCCGCAGTGCCTTGGATCGGCGCGCTGACTGTGGTCTCGGTTGGTTTGCGGATCGGTTGCGGATCTGGCAGCGCCTTTCGGTCTATTTTCTTGTTGGGCGTCAAGGGCATGGCATCCAACGTCACGATGGTCGAAGGCACCATGATGTCCGTTAGAGTTGCCGACAGATGTGCCCGCAGCGCGTTTTCGGAAACCGGTGCGTTGGTCGTTACATACCCCACCAGCCGTTCGTCTCCGCCCGCCATCTGCCGCGCCAGCACCACGGCAGAGGTCACCCCTGCAAAACGGCTCATGGCGGTTTCGATCTCGCCCAGTTCGATCCGGTGGCCGCGGATTTTGACCTGGTGGTCCGTGCGCCCAAGATAGGCCAGACGCCCATCAACCCGCCAGCGCACCAGGTCTCCGGTGCGATACATGCGTGCCGATCCCTGGGCAAAGGGGTCGGAGACATATCGGTCTTTGGTCAGATCGGGACGTTGCCAGTACCCGGCGGTCACGCCCGCGCCACCGATATACAGCTCGCCCGGTGCTCCGGTCGGCACGGGATGGCCCGTTTCGTCCAGCACATAGACGGCCGTGTTGCCAACGGGTTTGCCGATGTCCGCAATACCGCGCGGTGCCGCCCCCAAGGTCTGTGTGGTGGACCAAATTGTCGTTTCGGTCGGCCCGTACATATTATGAATCTGCGCGCTGGTACAGGCGTGCAGCTCGGCCACCAGATCACCGGACAGGGCTTCGCCCCCGATCAGCAGGTGTTGCAGATGCCCCAAGGCAACCCGTGCCTGATCATCGGCAGCAATCATGCGGGCCATCGACGGGGTGCATTGCATATGGGTTACGGTGTGGCGCTGGATCTGTGCCGCCAGGGAATGGTCGTCCATTGCCAATTCGCTTGGCGCGTTGGCCAGTCGCAGCACTTCGGCCAATGGCTTCAGCCCTTCCAGAACCACATCCGGCGCGATGCCATAGTCGATCAGACAGGCAATTTCATCCACCCCGATGCGTTTGAGATCCTCCGCGCGGCGCACACCATCGTCGATCGTGCCAAACAATCCGGAATCCTCGAAATAGCGTTCAAAGGCGAAGTCCAGAATGGCCTCGAGTTCCGCGTCGCTGAGAATGCCCAGGTCCATTTCATAGGGGTTGTTCACACCCTTGGGTTTTTTGAACGCGGGAAACGCCCAGGCGTATTGTTTGATCAGTCCGGCGGCGGCGCGCAGATAATCCTTCATCGGCTCGCGCGCCACATCGCGCGCCTGTTCGCGGGTGTCGGCCAGATAGGTATGCAGCATCAGTGTGACGGTGAAATCGTCCGGGTTGTGTCCGGATTCGCGCAGCGCCTCGTGATAGATGCGGATCTTGCCCGCGACTTCGTCAATGCTTTGGCCCAGCAGGTGGGTCAGCACATTGGCACCGATCTGCCCGGCCTCGCGCCAGGTGTCAGGGTTGCCGGCGGTGGTGACCCACAGCGGCAATTCCTTGGAGACCGGGCGCGGCTGGGTGACAACGGTGTGCATGCTGCCGTCCTTGCGCGGGAAATCCACGGCTTCGCCCCGCCACAATTTTCGCAGGACGTCGATGGTTTCAAACATCGCCGGTTTGTTCTGCGGAGGGGTGTTTTCGGGGCGCAGGACAAAATCATCCGGCTGCCAGCCCGACGCAATGCCCAGAGCGGCGCGGCCATTGGTCAGATTGTCGATCACGGCCCATTCTTCGGCAATGCGGGCCGGGTGGTGCAGCGGGGCAACGCAAGAGCCTGCGCGGACACTCAGGTTTTGGGTGACGGCGGCCACGGCTGCCCCGGTGACCGAAGGGTTCGGATAGGGGCCGCCAAAGGCGTGAAAATGCCGTTCCGGGGTCCAGACCGCATTGAACCCATGCGCGTCGGCAAATTTGGCACCTTCCAGCAGCAGTTCGTATTTCTTGGGACCGGGACCGTCGTCATTGCCCCAATACATCAGGTTAAAGTCCATCCGCCGGTCTGACACAGTGGGGGCACCGTTGGACAGGGTCAGGCGGCTTTCGTCGCTGGACAGCACCACGCGCAACCCCCGCGCCAGAGTCCAGAACAGTTCGAGCACCGAAATGTCAAAGCTGAGGCTGGTGACAGCGAGCCAGGTGTCACCGATCGCATGGGGAATGCGCGTGTCCATCGCGGCAAAGAAGTTCGACACATTGGAATGACGAACCATGACGCCCTTTGGCGTGCCGGTCGAGCCGGAGGTATAGATTAGATAGGCCAGATCCGCGCCTGTGGCACCGCCATCCAGATTGTCTGCGCTGGCGTCCGCCGGGGCGGCATCCAGGATCAGACATTGGGCCTGATGTGGTGGGAGCGTGTCCTCCAGATCGGCCTGCGTCACGATCACCTGTGCGCGGCTGTCCGTGATGTAATGGGCGATCCGGTCCGCCGGATAGGATGGGTCCAGCGGAACATAGGCACCGCCAGCCTTGAGAATGGCCAAAGCGCCGATCAACAGATCTGGGGAGCGCCGTGTGTAAAGGCCAACATGCGATCCGGGTTTGACGCCCATCGACTGAAGCCGCTTGGCAGTCGCGTTTGCACGCGCATTCAGAGCTGCATATGTCAGGGCGTCTCCCTCGAAAATCAACGCGGTGGCATCAGGTGTGCGCTGTGCCTGAGCCTCAAAGGCGGCGTGAATGGTCAGGTTGGCGTCAAATTCGGACGCTGTTGCATTCCAGTCGCGCAACAGACGGGCGCGTTCTGTGTCAGGAAGGATCGGCAGTTCGGCCAACGTCTTGTCGCCGACGCCATCTGCGATCGCATTCAACAGCAGCTCCAGCCGGGCGGCCAACAGGGCCAGCGCCGTTTGATCCATGTGCGCGCCATCCGCATACAGCCGGGCGGTGTCTCGGGTGATCGCAAGGGTCAGGACGCTGCCGGGCAGTGGGGCGTCGTAGTTCAGAGAAAGGGCAATGGCGGGCTGGGAAAATCCGGCAAGATTTGGATCTCGCGCGACCAGATCACAGGGCCAGCCACCGTCATCCAATGCGACTGACAGAGCCGTGTCGAGCGCGATCGTCAGATCCGTGAACCGCTGATCGCGCCGGGCCTGAAGCGGGCGCCATCCCGTGACATAACCCGGGCGGGTCTGGTGTTGCATTTTGTCCGTGGTAAGGGCGATGTCGGTGATGTCTTCGCCTGTGTTGCGCAACGCCCAAGCGAGCGTCGCCGCGGCGATCTGGCCCGTGCCCAGCGTACCTGGCAACAGCAGTTCCCGAGCTAGCGTTCCGGTCTTTCCCGTGTCGTGGGTCAGGGGGGCTGTGGTCGGGCGCATCTGTTGCAGGGCCGCGCGCGCGCGGGTTTCACCGGGCAAACAGCGGGTCAGCCCGTCTTCCAAGGCAGCGGCCAGGGCTGCATCGGGCGAGGGCAGGGCTTGCCCGACCTGGGTTTTTCCGGACAGGTCAAAACTCTGACCAAAGGCATCGCGCAATTCCGATAGACGGACAGCACCATCGCCGGTTGCAATGGTCAGGCTGTCGCCTGTGCCTTCGATCACGCTGCCCGGCGCGCCGTGTCCCAGCGCATGGGCGGCCTGAGATACCAGAACGACCTCGCCCGCGATTTCGATCTTGGGACAGGTGAGCGGGTTCCAATAAGGTCCTGTGTCCAGCGCATTGACCAACGCCAGAATATCAGTCGTATGATCGGTGAAATCAATCCGCCCAGCGGCACGGGGGCGGTCATTTCGACCGTGATAGCTGCGCTGGCTCAGATCCTGAGACGTGCGATCGAGCCCCCCCGATTCAAGTTGCGTAATTACAGCACCAAAGCTGTCAAGCCCGGCGGCGTAGCATTTGGAATTGAGTGAAAATGCGGTTTCACCTTCGGCAATGTCGAACATCCGCTGTTCGACGATGTCGCCGGTGTCGATGCCCGGTTCCAGCATGTGCCATGTGATGCCAAAGCGGTCATCGCCGTCAATCAGCGCCCAGACAGGTGCATTCAACCCCGCCCGCCGTGGCAAAGGGCCGTCGTGAAAGTTCAAAGCACCCCGCGCCGGCAGCGCCAGGATGTCGTCGGACAGCAGGCTGAGATTGGCGATTGAAAACAACCAGTCAAATGGCCCCGCCTGAGCCAAATCCGAAATCTGGTCCAACACCGGCAATCCCTTGCCGCTGGCCCAATTGCGGATGTCCGCGTCCTGAGACACCACCGCGCGTATCCTGTGGCCCTTGTCCAGCAGCGCATCGCTGCAGCCGATCAGCAGGGATTCATTTCCGATGACGACACAGGAAAAAGCGGTCATTTGGGGTCCTCCGAAACAAGGGTGGAGTGGGAAGGCTCACGACGGGTGGTGGGATGGCGTCGTGCTGTCGCGCGTATGGAATGGGTGATCAAATCGCCCAGAAAGCCCGGAGGGTCGGCCTGGGGTTTGGATTGGATCAGGCACCGTGTCTTCCAGATCAGGGTGCCGCTGATCCGGGCCAGGGTCGCCAACGTCGCATAAAGACGTCCGTGGGTCTTGGTGAAATAATGCAGGCGCGAATCGAACCAGTATTGCGGCGTACGTGCCCAAGTCTTCATTCCAGTCGAAGCCGAGCCGATATGGATCACTTCGCTGGCTGGCAAGTAATGCGTGGACCACCCGGCACGGGCGGCACGGTGGCACAGATCGGTTTCCTCGTAATACAGGAAAAACGTCTCATCAAAGCCGCCGACCTCTTCGATCACTTCGCGACGGATCATCAGGCTGGCTCCTGCTGTCCAATCGACGCGGGTTTCCTGTGTCGGGATGCCCATCGGCACAACAGCGTTCTTCAACAGGCGCGAAAACACCCCGGTGCGTGCCGCGCCTTCGAATTCACCTGCAATTGTGGGATAGCGAAACGCAGTGCAATGGGGTTCCCCATCGACGCCCTGTAAATAAGAGCCGACCATACCAGCGCCGGTATTGGCCATCAGGAAGTCCCGCAACAGCCGCATGGCACCGGGTTGCGGGAAAGCATCGGAGTTCAACAGGTAGAAATAGTCGGGATCTGCCCCATTCGACAGCGGGGTGGCAAAGCCGATGTTCATCCCGGCCCCAAAGCCGCCGTTGTGGTCCGATGCGATCACCCGCAACCGTCCATCGTCAAACCAGCCGTGTTCCTGTGCCGTGTCGCGGATCAGCTCATAGCTGCCATCGCCTGAATCATTGTCGATCACCAATACTTCGCCCGGCACCGTACGAATGTCGCGCAGAGCGGTCTCCATACATCTGAGCGTCATGTCCGGAGTGCGGAAATTCAGGATGATGATTTGGATTGTCGGCTCTTTCATGCCATCACTCCGCAGCTGCGGCGACCGGCGACGCCAAAGGCGACGGCGGAGCCGGGTCGGCGGCATCCAGAACCGTGCGCACATGGCTGGCCAGCACACTGACATTGGGCACCAGAACCATGCTGTCATGATTACCGGGGACTTCGATCACCTTGGTTTCTGGGGCCCAACGGGTCCAGCCGTTGTCGTCAAAAACATATTCCCGCGCGGCGGAAACCCATTTCTGGTCCGAAACCTTCCACTTGCGATCCAGCGGCGGGCGGAACAGGGTCAGGGGTCCAGCCCAATCAGCCATCGCATAGGTCGACAGGGCCTGACGAAAGGCCAGCTCGATCTTGCGGTTGTTGAATTCAGGCTGGGTGCCGTCTTGCGGCGCAACGCTTCGGCGTTTTTCGATCTCCCAACGGATCCGATTGCCCAGCCATTCCGAAAGATATCCGATCCCCTTGTTGCGCAGTTCCTGCAGTTTGATCATCGCCTTGTCGCGCCGCGTCAGATCCGGGCGCATCGGCAAAGGCGTGTCCAGCAACACCAGAGAGGCGACCGCTTCGTCGGTTGCCTTCAATTGGCGCGCCATTTCAAAGGCAGTGATGCCGCCGCCAGAAAAACCACCCAGATGATAGGGGCCGCTGGGTTGAATCTGGCGGACTTCCAAAAGGTAATCCTGAGCGGCCCTGCACATGTCAGTATGCGGTTCGTCGTCGCCGATCAACCCGCGGGCTTGAAGGCCATAAACTGGGCGGTCATGCCCGACAAGCAATGCCAGCTGGCGCAGGTTCAACACATTGCCGAACATGCCAGCCACCAGGAAGAACGGGCGTTTGCCGGTGCCATCGCCGGGGTGGAGTTTAACCAGATGCGAGAACTGTGGTTTGGTCGCAGGGGTCTCGTCGGTTCCCTGGGGATCTTCGCTGACCGTGATGCCGCCGCCGGTCTGCTGGATCACCAGATCGGCGAGCCCGGCCACGGTGGGGGCCTCGAACAGGATCGAGATGGGGAATTCCACATCAAAGCCGCGCTTGATCTGGGCAAAGAGCCGCACCGCGATCAATGAATGCCCGCCAAGATCAAAGAAGCTGTCGTGGATGCCGACTTCGGTCACCCCAAGCAACGCGGTGAAAAAACCGGCAAGGGTTTCTTCGACCGGATTGGTGGGTGCCTTGTAATCATTGTCCAACTGGGGGCGTTCAAAGCTTTGGTTTTCGGACGTGTCGGTCTGTCCGGATTGAGCGGCCTGTTTGATGAGCGCGGGCAAGTCCAGAGAGGAAACCACCACCTGCGGCTGCGCAACGGCGATGGCCCGGGCCAGAGCCTCGGCACCTTCGGATTGGTTGATGCCATTGGCGATATTGTGGTGCAGGCGTTGTTCTTCGGGCGACAGCGGCTGGGCGTTGGCATGTACTTCCAGCCCCAGGTCGGCGGCTGTGGCATCTGGACGTGCCGGTTGCGCCAGTTCCAATCCCTCATCGAGCCGTTTCATCTGGAAACCCGTGATGGCCACACACACAGTTCCCTGAGTGTCGCTGATCGTGATGTCGAAAGTGGCGAACCCGTCGCCTGAGGATGGCCCCAGGCGCACATGGCTGAGGCACTCTTGTGGCAAGGGAGAGAACACCTGGATTGCGCCATAAGACACCGGTACCCACAGCATCCGTCCCTGATAGCCGGGGATCAATTCCATTGCCCAACCTGTGGCCAGATCCATCACTCCGGGGTGCAACAGGCACCCGTCATTTCGGGCGGCATCGGGGAGGGACAGGCGGGCCAGACCCTCACCTTCGCCCAGGGCGGTTTCAGTCAACACATGCCACCGCGGTCCGAATTTCAGGTGCGCCTCCTGTGGCGAGCGCAACCGGTCCCCCCGGGGCTGCACCGGAGCCGCACAGCGCGCGGCAATGTCCTGTGGGTTCAGCGTGGGCTGTTCACCGCCTTCCAGCAGCAAAGATCCCTGGGCATTCAACGCGTATCCGCCATTGGGTAGGGCCGCGTGCACAGAAAAGCCAAAGCCCGATTCTGTCGGTTCGAGCCGTATGACGGTTTCCCGCGCGTGTGCATCCTCGACATTCAGCGGACGGAAAAAATACAGATCCCGCAAGGTGAACCCGGCGTCTATGCCACGGGCCCGCAGGGCCTCGGCTGCCAGTTCGATATAGCCGGTACCGGGCATCAGCGCGGTACCATCTTTCAGCCGGTGATCATTCATTACCCAATCGGATGCGCCGGAAAACTGCGAGACAAAGATCGGCTGGCCCTTGGCGTCAAATCCGGCGCTGTCCAACAGGGGTGCATCGCATGGGGTATGCGCGCTTGGGGCGGTTGGATTCTGGCGCGCGGTCTTGGCCTCGGCGGCCATGCCAACGTCGCTCCAGACGCCCCAGTCAATGGCCAGGACCCGCGTCCGCCCACCTGTGCGATGTTTGGCATAGGCGTTGAGATATTCATTGGCGGCCACGTAATCCACCTGACCCGCAGGACGCGTGACAGTCGAAGAGGACGAAAACAGCACCATCAGGTCGATTGAGCCGTCCGGGAACAGATCATCCAACACGCGCAGGCCGCTGACCTTGGGGGCAAAAACCTGGGCAATTGCGGCGTCTGTTTTGGTCAGGATCGGGCCGTCGTCAATCTGACCCGCGCCATGCAAGACGCCGGTGACCGCGCCGAATGCGCGGGCGACCTGATCCAACGCATCCTGCATCTGGTCGCTGTTGCAGACGTCAGCGGCCAATGGCAGAACCCGGCCGGATCCGATCTGTTCCAGCTTTTGTATGGCCTGGATGCGGCGGGCCGTCCGGTGCGCCGGACTATGTGAGCGCAGGAACTGGTCCCATTGATCGCGTGGCGGCAACCCGTCACGGGACAGGAGAATGACATTGGCATCAAAGTCCTGCATCAGATGCGCGGCAATGGTCAGACCGATGCCGCCATAGCCCCCCGTGATCAGATACGTTCCGTTGCGCTGGAAGGCGGGTGTTTCGGGGACGGGCAGGGGCACCGGGTGCCAATCCTGCACCAACCTTTTGTCGTCGCGCCAGGCGACGGTTTCATTGGCGGGCTCTCCCATCAACTCTTCGAGCAGCCGGGGTGTCATGTCCGGCGGTGTGTGCCCGCGCATCCGGGCCAAAAGACCGGTTTCGATCTGCGCCGTTTCGATATCCACCCAAGCGCAGGTGAACCCAGGAAATTCGCGCGGTATGACGCCAACAGGACCGGAGATCATCGCCTTTTCGGGATAGGGCAGCGCTTCTGCCCGCACCTGAGCGGCACCCGTGGTAAACACCTGCAGGTGTGTCCCCCCAGGCATATCCACCCCAGCGAGGGCCTGAGCCAGATGTGTCAGGCTGTGAAATCCCATTTCGAGATTCCGGTCAAAGAACGACGATCCGGGACGAAAGCTCTCGTCTTCGGTCACCAACCAGAAATGGGCAATCCGATGCGGCAGCTGGTTTGCGGCGGCAAGATCTTGCAGCAGCGCTTCATATCCTGGCAATCCCTGTTCGGGTGCCAGAACATAACGGGTGTCGGACAAGCGGGCAAAAGTGTCACCAGAGTGGACCCGGATCACGTGATGGCCAGCCTGGTCCAGTCGGTCTGCGGCAGCGGCCGCGACACCGGCATCATCCATGAACATCAGCCAGGTCATCTGGCTCTGTGACAGGTCGGACACCACGTCCAACGTGCAATCCGCAAACCGAGGGCGCCAAACCGGGCGGTGCCCCCAATCTGTCAGGTCGGTGACCCGTGCGGGCAGGGCTGCGGCCTCGGCGTCGATCTGCTTGCCGGGTTCGATGAAATAACGGCTGCGTTGGAAGGCGTAGGTCGGCAAAGGCAGACGGTGGCGTTTCGCCTCGCCCCAAATCTGATCCCAATCAGCTTCGATCCCACAGGCCCAGAACCGCCCGATCACCTCCAGAAAATAACTATCGTCGCCAATGTCCTGATCCGGGTGACGAAGCGCGCTGAGCACCTGCCCCGGGGCCACAGCCGGATGCATCTGTGCCAGAGTGCTGAGCGCCTTGCCGGGCCCCACTTCCAGGAACACCCGATCCGCGCGCGAAGCCAGGGTTTCAATGCAATCCGCATACATAACGGTATTGCGCAATTGGCCGACCCAATAGGAGGGATCCCTTGCCTGTTCCGGTGTAAGCGCAATTCCTGTTCGGTTCGAGATGATTGCAATATTGGGCGTATTCAGGCGCAATTTTGACAAAAAGTCGCCATATTTCTGCAAAATGGGATCCAGCATTCGCGAATGGGCGGCAATGTCGATCTGAATGCGTTGGTGGTCGATGTCTTCTGCGGTCAGGCGATCGGACAGACGCTCCAATGCCTCCTGTGGGCCACTGACAGCCGTCAGGTCGGGAGCGTTGACGCTGGCAATATCCAGATCGTCACCGATCCGTGCCTGCACGTCTTTCAATGGCAGGGAAATCGACAACATCCCGCCTGCGGGAACCGTGTCAAACAGACGCCCGCGCAACAGAACCAGGTCTATGCAGTCCTCAAAATCCATGACCCCGGCCAGACAGGCCGCGGTGTTTTCGCCCATGGAATGGCCAACCAACGCCGTCGGGTGAACACCCCAGCTGATCCATAGCTGTGCCAGCGCGTATTCGACGATCATGATCAGGGGCAATTGCACTGATGGCTGTTTCAGCCGCTGGTTTGCGGTCCCTTCGTCCCCCGGTTCGGGCAACCATATGGCGCGAATGTCATAGTCGAGTTGAGTCTGCAGGTGTTCCAGCCCGCGATCCATCCAATCGGCGAATACTGGTTCAGTTTCATACAGGTCCCGTGCCATACCGGCATATTGGGCACCGCCACCCGGGAACATGAACACCACATCCGGGTTGCTGCCCAGGCGGTCATGGGTATGGAGGCTGCGCGGATCGCCAGCCTTGAGAATGTCGGCCGCTTGGGTTGCCGTCTCGGCCACAAGCACCCTACGTTTGTCAAACCCGCGCCGACCCTGTTTCAGGGTCCAGGCCACATCGGCCAGATCAACGTCCGGGTTGGCACGCAGCCAATCCTCCAGCCGCTGTGCGTTGCCATCCAGAGCGGCTTTGGATTGGGCTGACAGGCACAGAATGTGAAACGGGAAATCACTGTCTTCTGATGCGCCCCGGTCGGGCGCTTCTTCGATGACCGCATGGGCATTGGTCCCACCAACCCCCAAGGCATTTACAGCCGCCCGACGCGGTCCCTTGTGCGACGTCCAATCCGTCAACCTGTCATTCACCCGGAACGGCGAGTGGTCAAAATCAATGGCCGGGTTCGGAGCTTCGTATCCCAAAGATGGGGGGATCTGTTTGTGGTGCAGCCCCAGCGTGGTTTTCACCAGGCCGGCAACGCCCGCTGCGGTGTCCAGATGGCCGATGTTGGTTTTGACCGATCCAATCCGGCAGAACCCGGTTTCCTCCGTGGTGTCGCGATAGGCCTCGGTCAGGGCGGAAACTTCGATCGGGTCGCCCAAATAGGTGCCGGTGCCATGGCATTCGACGTAATCGACCGTGTCAGCCGGGATATTGGCATTGGCCAAAGCCTGGCGCACGGCGGTAGCCTGACCATCAACCGAGGGGGCCAGATAACCCGCCTTGGCTGCGCCATCGTTGTTCACGGCAGAGCCTTTGATTACCGCCCAGATGTGATCGCCATCT
Protein-coding regions in this window:
- a CDS encoding LLM class flavin-dependent oxidoreductase, with the protein product MTAFSCVVIGNESLLIGCSDALLDKGHRIRAVVSQDADIRNWASGKGLPVLDQISDLAQAGPFDWLFSIANLSLLSDDILALPARGALNFHDGPLPRRAGLNAPVWALIDGDDRFGITWHMLEPGIDTGDIVEQRMFDIAEGETAFSLNSKCYAAGLDSFGAVITQLESGGLDRTSQDLSQRSYHGRNDRPRAAGRIDFTDHTTDILALVNALDTGPYWNPLTCPKIEIAGEVVLVSQAAHALGHGAPGSVIEGTGDSLTIATGDGAVRLSELRDAFGQSFDLSGKTQVGQALPSPDAALAAALEDGLTRCLPGETRARAALQQMRPTTAPLTHDTGKTGTLARELLLPGTLGTGQIAAATLAWALRNTGEDITDIALTTDKMQHQTRPGYVTGWRPLQARRDQRFTDLTIALDTALSVALDDGGWPCDLVARDPNLAGFSQPAIALSLNYDAPLPGSVLTLAITRDTARLYADGAHMDQTALALLAARLELLLNAIADGVGDKTLAELPILPDTERARLLRDWNATASEFDANLTIHAAFEAQAQRTPDATALIFEGDALTYAALNARANATAKRLQSMGVKPGSHVGLYTRRSPDLLIGALAILKAGGAYVPLDPSYPADRIAHYITDSRAQVIVTQADLEDTLPPHQAQCLILDAAPADASADNLDGGATGADLAYLIYTSGSTGTPKGVMVRHSNVSNFFAAMDTRIPHAIGDTWLAVTSLSFDISVLELFWTLARGLRVVLSSDESRLTLSNGAPTVSDRRMDFNLMYWGNDDGPGPKKYELLLEGAKFADAHGFNAVWTPERHFHAFGGPYPNPSVTGAAVAAVTQNLSVRAGSCVAPLHHPARIAEEWAVIDNLTNGRAALGIASGWQPDDFVLRPENTPPQNKPAMFETIDVLRKLWRGEAVDFPRKDGSMHTVVTQPRPVSKELPLWVTTAGNPDTWREAGQIGANVLTHLLGQSIDEVAGKIRIYHEALRESGHNPDDFTVTLMLHTYLADTREQARDVAREPMKDYLRAAAGLIKQYAWAFPAFKKPKGVNNPYEMDLGILSDAELEAILDFAFERYFEDSGLFGTIDDGVRRAEDLKRIGVDEIACLIDYGIAPDVVLEGLKPLAEVLRLANAPSELAMDDHSLAAQIQRHTVTHMQCTPSMARMIAADDQARVALGHLQHLLIGGEALSGDLVAELHACTSAQIHNMYGPTETTIWSTTQTLGAAPRGIADIGKPVGNTAVYVLDETGHPVPTGAPGELYIGGAGVTAGYWQRPDLTKDRYVSDPFAQGSARMYRTGDLVRWRVDGRLAYLGRTDHQVKIRGHRIELGEIETAMSRFAGVTSAVVLARQMAGGDERLVGYVTTNAPVSENALRAHLSATLTDIMVPSTIVTLDAMPLTPNKKIDRKALPDPQPIRKPTETTVSAPIQGTAARIGGIWAKILGLTDIRDDDNFFDLGGHSLLAVQAHREIRDDLGAVKLSITDIFRFPVLGALSAHVDKLTGGPVEPETADPQNTIDKSQTMSKRRAMRAGRRTKTG
- a CDS encoding SDR family NAD(P)-dependent oxidoreductase, which translates into the protein MMANEDIRTKALGDIAIVGLSVCVPGAQSAAQFWDNLKNGVESIQVMDEDALLAAGERPENLSDPNYVPSAALLDAFDQFDADFFGFSPKEAAILDPQHRKFLEVAWEAMESAGHPPESLDGPIGVYAGCGMGSYFYFNICSNRNLVDDVGMFLLRHTGNDKDFLTTRVSHVFDLKGPSINIQTACSTSLVAVHYACQALRDGDCDMALAGGVTIELPQGRGYLYKENEILSPDGHCHAFDHRAQGTVFGSGAGAVALRRLEDAIADGDHIWAVIKGSAVNNDGAAKAGYLAPSVDGQATAVRQALANANIPADTVDYVECHGTGTYLGDPIEVSALTEAYRDTTEETGFCRIGSVKTNIGHLDTAAGVAGLVKTTLGLHHKQIPPSLGYEAPNPAIDFDHSPFRVNDRLTDWTSHKGPRRAAVNALGVGGTNAHAVIEEAPDRGASEDSDFPFHILCLSAQSKAALDGNAQRLEDWLRANPDVDLADVAWTLKQGRRGFDKRRVLVAETATQAADILKAGDPRSLHTHDRLGSNPDVVFMFPGGGAQYAGMARDLYETEPVFADWMDRGLEHLQTQLDYDIRAIWLPEPGDEGTANQRLKQPSVQLPLIMIVEYALAQLWISWGVHPTALVGHSMGENTAACLAGVMDFEDCIDLVLLRGRLFDTVPAGGMLSISLPLKDVQARIGDDLDIASVNAPDLTAVSGPQEALERLSDRLTAEDIDHQRIQIDIAAHSRMLDPILQKYGDFLSKLRLNTPNIAIISNRTGIALTPEQARDPSYWVGQLRNTVMYADCIETLASRADRVFLEVGPGKALSTLAQMHPAVAPGQVLSALRHPDQDIGDDSYFLEVIGRFWACGIEADWDQIWGEAKRHRLPLPTYAFQRSRYFIEPGKQIDAEAAALPARVTDLTDWGHRPVWRPRFADCTLDVVSDLSQSQMTWLMFMDDAGVAAAAADRLDQAGHHVIRVHSGDTFARLSDTRYVLAPEQGLPGYEALLQDLAAANQLPHRIAHFWLVTEDESFRPGSSFFDRNLEMGFHSLTHLAQALAGVDMPGGTHLQVFTTGAAQVRAEALPYPEKAMISGPVGVIPREFPGFTCAWVDIETAQIETGLLARMRGHTPPDMTPRLLEELMGEPANETVAWRDDKRLVQDWHPVPLPVPETPAFQRNGTYLITGGYGGIGLTIAAHLMQDFDANVILLSRDGLPPRDQWDQFLRSHSPAHRTARRIQAIQKLEQIGSGRVLPLAADVCNSDQMQDALDQVARAFGAVTGVLHGAGQIDDGPILTKTDAAIAQVFAPKVSGLRVLDDLFPDGSIDLMVLFSSSSTVTRPAGQVDYVAANEYLNAYAKHRTGGRTRVLAIDWGVWSDVGMAAEAKTARQNPTAPSAHTPCDAPLLDSAGFDAKGQPIFVSQFSGASDWVMNDHRLKDGTALMPGTGYIELAAEALRARGIDAGFTLRDLYFFRPLNVEDAHARETVIRLEPTESGFGFSVHAALPNGGYALNAQGSLLLEGGEQPTLNPQDIAARCAAPVQPRGDRLRSPQEAHLKFGPRWHVLTETALGEGEGLARLSLPDAARNDGCLLHPGVMDLATGWAMELIPGYQGRMLWVPVSYGAIQVFSPLPQECLSHVRLGPSSGDGFATFDITISDTQGTVCVAITGFQMKRLDEGLELAQPARPDATAADLGLEVHANAQPLSPEEQRLHHNIANGINQSEGAEALARAIAVAQPQVVVSSLDLPALIKQAAQSGQTDTSENQSFERPQLDNDYKAPTNPVEETLAGFFTALLGVTEVGIHDSFFDLGGHSLIAVRLFAQIKRGFDVEFPISILFEAPTVAGLADLVIQQTGGGITVSEDPQGTDETPATKPQFSHLVKLHPGDGTGKRPFFLVAGMFGNVLNLRQLALLVGHDRPVYGLQARGLIGDDEPHTDMCRAAQDYLLEVRQIQPSGPYHLGGFSGGGITAFEMARQLKATDEAVASLVLLDTPLPMRPDLTRRDKAMIKLQELRNKGIGYLSEWLGNRIRWEIEKRRSVAPQDGTQPEFNNRKIELAFRQALSTYAMADWAGPLTLFRPPLDRKWKVSDQKWVSAAREYVFDDNGWTRWAPETKVIEVPGNHDSMVLVPNVSVLASHVRTVLDAADPAPPSPLASPVAAAAE
- a CDS encoding glycosyltransferase family 2 protein, translated to MKEPTIQIIILNFRTPDMTLRCMETALRDIRTVPGEVLVIDNDSGDGSYELIRDTAQEHGWFDDGRLRVIASDHNGGFGAGMNIGFATPLSNGADPDYFYLLNSDAFPQPGAMRLLRDFLMANTGAGMVGSYLQGVDGEPHCTAFRYPTIAGEFEGAARTGVFSRLLKNAVVPMGIPTQETRVDWTAGASLMIRREVIEEVGGFDETFFLYYEETDLCHRAARAGWSTHYLPASEVIHIGSASTGMKTWARTPQYWFDSRLHYFTKTHGRLYATLATLARISGTLIWKTRCLIQSKPQADPPGFLGDLITHSIRATARRHPTTRREPSHSTLVSEDPK